The stretch of DNA ATACATTTACAAGTGTTGGCGATTGCCTTTAAAGCTATTGCTCTAAATGGATTTGGCTAAAATTGTTCTACAGACTTTCACAACAACATTGACGGGTAAAGGATGACGTGGAGACTGCGGAAGGGGAGACGCGGAGAATAAATTTAACTCTCATTTGTGTCTTGACAGAGCAGTAGTAGTTTGAGAGCCTGACCCGCAGTAAAAAAGGCTTGCGTTAGGGTATTTTCCAGCTTGTCTCTTTCTTCTATTTCTAATGGAGACAATGGCGATAGTTCTAGTTTTTGAACCAGACTGCCCACTAATCTCCATTCATCACGGTCGTTACAAACAACGCACTTGCCAAGCTCATTTAATCGTTGTCTGACCTCCATTACCGAAGCCTCAAGTATCAATGACAATTTTACGGCTGATATATAGTCGTCATGTTGCGATAACTCATCGCGAACCGAGACAATTGAAATCATTTTAGTTAGCGGATAAAAGTAAATAGTAAAGCGAGAAGTTGTTCGAGAAGTTATACCTGTTCGCTCTTCTTCTAACGATCGCACAAAATAGCCAACAGAATTTAAAATATAATTGTTACTTTTGAAATACAGATATTGCACTTGTCTTTTTACTCCCCAAGCAAGATCTGACGCGAACCAGATCTGCTTGCCCAGAGCGCATCTAGTTCGGTTAAATATTCAATCGGTACATATTGACAGGGAGTCGCTGTCAATCCCGACTCTAATAAATCTTCCTTGCCAACTGACTTTAGCCAAATAACAACATCTGCTGCTTTCTTCATACCGTATCGTTTTGCCAGCTTAGTTTTAGAGATGCCCTGGTAGGAAGCGACCGCCCTACCACTAGAATTAACTAGAACGGTTTTCTCGACAATCTCGGTTTTGGTTAATACTGCATCGGCTTTACCTAGAACTAAAGCTGGCAAAGCTGGATTGATAATCGCTAAAGCTTGAGAAGCTGCTAACAGCTGTTGTTGAGCTACTGCCGCCCCTTGTTGCGCTTTAGCAACCTCTAGCTCTAGCTTAAGTTTTTCTATCTCAGTTGTTTGAAATGGGATTACCTCTTTGATTATTTGTTTTGCTTGGGAAAAAGCTTTGACTAGTTCTAATTTACACTGAACAACCCGTTCGCTATTTCTTGAAAGAGTCATCAAAAAAGTTGCCTGGTCTTCTGTTAGCCAAGCACAACGCTCGCTAGAACGGTTGCCCTGCTTGGTTTTAAACTCTCGCGTTTCAAACGCTATAGCTCCAAAAAAAGATTCAATACGGTCTTGATACTTATCAATAGTAGCCAAAAAGTTTTTGTGTTTAATTTCCAACGATTCAGCTATTAGGCGCGAATCAATTACCAAAATATGATTCTTATTTTGCACTAACAAATTAGACATATGCTTTGTAAATAAAAACTATAAAGTTATTAATACTTCGAGAACTATTCATTCGTCTCCATCTCCTTGTATTTCTTGTAAAACTTTTAGATCGAGACAAGGGGTACGAATTAACCTTTCTATAACTTCCGATCTCGTAAGTCCCATTGCTTCAGCTACTGCATCTACTTTCTCGATAGCAGTTGGGGTAAGCATAATATTTGTTCTTTGTTTGGATTCGCCCCAACTACCAGGAGAAACCCTGTTGTCTTTAGGCATTGTCAGTGTCCTCATGTGTATATCTCCATATACTTACATCTTCTTAGAAAATAGTAACACTTACTTGTGTATGTGTGTATATGTGTATATAATAAACATAAGGAAACGGAAAGCACTTATCCGCAAGCCCAAAAGTTAATAAAAGTAGTGCAAAATCTTAAAACAAAAAGCGATCGCCTCTTGTAACTTATAGATAATCAAGAACTATGATACAACAAGATTTCGATGCCTTGTCATTCGAGCAAAAACACACAGAAGATTTCCTTAGATTCTGTAATATTCCTACCGTCCTAGACTTTCCAATTGAAATTGACTCCGACGAAGATTTTGGAACTAAGCATTATAGCGTGTGGTATGGAATGAGCTTAATTGGCATCTTTTGCCAAACTGATGAAGGCTTTCTGGTCAAACCTTTCTCTCATAACTATAGTCACCAAAAAACTTTCTGTAGAACTGAAACCGAAGCGCAGCAATTGATTACCAGAACATGTCAAGAAGTGTACGAATAAAGCAAAAATTTGTTAAGCGATAAGCAATCAAAAACTGGCTTATCGCTTTTTTCCTCAACATACCCTGCACTTCATTGTTAATACATTTAAAAACCTCGTCATGACACAACCACAGCTTTTGGCGGTAGAAATCAGAACTATTCAAAATCCTGACATCGATTTTGAAACCCTTCCAACCATAACTATTTATCATGACTCTCAAGATAATTATTTTCCGTCTACAGAAATTAAAGAGATTGAAAACGCAGTTCTAGGCATGGTTCCGCATCTGGATACTAGTTGCCGTTATCTATTACTCTTTTCCGTTCGGCTTCTACCAGGAACTGAGACTGATGCTATTCTTACCTCTATAGCTTCATCTAGACCTAGATGTAGAACTCGACGTAAGTTTAAGAATCACTAGCTTGATATTTGGTTCGGAAGAGCGATCGCACTTGAGTTTTGTCTCCAGATAAAATAGAGCTTATAGCTAAAAGTTAAATCGAAGTAGTATTAGTCATGCTTTCAATTAACGTTCCTCCCAAATTTAAACTAACAACCGAGCAGTTCGAGCTACTGGCTAGTTACGAACAAGAAAACCGCATGGAACTTACTGCCCAAGGAGAACTAATCATTATGCCACCTACAGGTGGAACCGCAGGTAAGAAAAATAGCAAATTAATCTATCAATTAGAAAAATGGTCGGAAGCCGATGGTACTGGGGAAGTATTTGATTCTTCAACTATGTTTATCCTCCCCAATGGTGCTAGAAGAAGCCCCGATGCAAGCTGGATAAGTCTAGATCGCTGGAATCGGCTGACTAAAAAAGAGCAAGACGGCTTTCCCCCTATCGCCCCCGATTTTGTCATCGAATTAGTCTCTCCGAGCGATCTGCGGTGCGACCCTGCTGACGTTTCGTCAGCCAAGGAACGCGCACCAAGAGAAAAAAATCAGCGTTATGAAGACTTACAAAATAAGATGATTGAATACATTGAAAACGAAGTCAAGCTTGGTTGGCTAATCGAACCAAACCAAAAAATTGTAGAGGTTTATTCGTTT from Myxosarcina sp. GI1 encodes:
- a CDS encoding Rha family transcriptional regulator, whose protein sequence is MSNLLVQNKNHILVIDSRLIAESLEIKHKNFLATIDKYQDRIESFFGAIAFETREFKTKQGNRSSERCAWLTEDQATFLMTLSRNSERVVQCKLELVKAFSQAKQIIKEVIPFQTTEIEKLKLELEVAKAQQGAAVAQQQLLAASQALAIINPALPALVLGKADAVLTKTEIVEKTVLVNSSGRAVASYQGISKTKLAKRYGMKKAADVVIWLKSVGKEDLLESGLTATPCQYVPIEYLTELDALWASRSGSRQILLGE
- a CDS encoding ribbon-helix-helix protein, CopG family, yielding MPKDNRVSPGSWGESKQRTNIMLTPTAIEKVDAVAEAMGLTRSEVIERLIRTPCLDLKVLQEIQGDGDE
- a CDS encoding Uma2 family endonuclease — its product is MLSINVPPKFKLTTEQFELLASYEQENRMELTAQGELIIMPPTGGTAGKKNSKLIYQLEKWSEADGTGEVFDSSTMFILPNGARRSPDASWISLDRWNRLTKKEQDGFPPIAPDFVIELVSPSDLRCDPADVSSAKERAPREKNQRYEDLQNKMIEYIENEVKLGWLIEPNQKIVEVYSFSTVYEQKSPDIIYSPSFMTATKLLPGLKLDLTKVWE